The window AACCAAGCATTTCGTAATGTAAAATACAAAAATAGAGATGGAGTTAGGAGTTCACAATTCCTAGATAGTGGCACAGCATAAGATCTTGGAGTTGGTCAATTACATGGTTCTGTAGAGTTGTAGGTGTGCACTTGTAGATAGCAAAGATGCTCTTGAAACCCTAGTTCAAGGGCATGACATGGGCTAGCGAATGAGACATTGAAGAAGGAATCATGTCTTTGGTCTAATTCTAATTTGTCATCCAGATCGAACTTGAATCAGACCTAATTTAAGTGTCCGAAATTTCTTTaagatagatatatacatacaagCCAATTATTGCACCTTATAATATCGTATTTAATACTATCTGAGTCCCTTGCCACTGATCTCTTCCTTATATTGTCATTACAACAAACAGGTCATGATCATCACCTCAATTCTTCTTCTCACCGATAGACTCTTTAGGACAAGATAAATACTGCGAGTCACTGCTCCCGGCGAACAGGCATCAAATCTTTTCGCTACTTCACAAGCTTTTACTTATTCTTACAACACCACACGAGATATCAAATCACTGTCAGCAGCCACGCTATCCCATTCCCACAGTTCCGCCATTCCCAGCTCTCAAACTTGCGTGCCCGGAGAGCAGTGAAGGTGAGATTACATACAAGATCGCGGAGCCTCGGGAGATGACTCGACCTGATGTCATATGACAGTGGCAGACAGCTGAGGCGTATTACTGTTTTCGAGAAGTACGGCCTCAGGTAGCTTCTTCTTCTTGCCATAGCTACAtgagtggctcttcttccacttcCGTCCCGAAAGGTCATGGGAAACCTGCAGATTCCACCCccacctctgtctctctctcttcgcTCTTTCTCTCTCGGAAACCACACTAATACATGCGACAGCTGAAGGCAAAGCAAATCCAATCAGAGGAGGAGCACTATACATCAGTGAGGGTGGGTGGGGCCCGCTCCTCGTGAGCGGGGACGAAGTGGCGTCGCTGGCAGCGGCTGGTCCAGAAGCAGTACGAGGCCTCCGGGACCGCCAGCTTCGCCGCTGCCCTCCGCGCCGGCTCCGACTTGCTCCGCGGCAACACCAGCGGCCGCCGCGACTCCGATAACTTGGCTTCGTCcccttgctcctcctcctcctcctcctcctcctcctcctcatggaCGAGCGCCTCTCCGCTGCTTGACGTTCTCTGCTCTTGCTGCTGCAGCAGCTCCTGGTCTCGCGCTTTCCCTCCAGAGACCTCCTCCAGTGGCGAAGCAGCCGGGGAATCAGGCGACAGCAAGGGGGACACCGTGATCTGGGAGGTTGCCAGCGAGGAAGACCGGTTGTGCGGTGCTGACCGGCATCTCATCAGTAGGAGTGCATTCTTTGGCGGCGTCGCTGTCGCCAGTGGCTCGAAAACCTTCGTCTTCTCCCCGTGCCGAGCTGCCTCCTCGTCATCCTCATCCTTGTCGTCTCCGTCCTCTTCTCTCTTTGATACCCTTACGCCTGTGATGAGCTCCGGCTGCGGTGAAGGCTTAACCGGATCCGGCTTCTGTTGCTGGTACCCACCGCTTTCGCCAGATCGGACGCGAGACCATCTCGGCCACAACGACCGCCGGCCTCCGCTGCCTCTCCCTCCACCTCCGCGGCCGGTGGGCCTCTTCCGAACGGGGAACAGGCCGCAGAGTAGAGACTTGTGGAGGCACCGGCACGGCATCAGAGACGACTTGCTCCTCGTCTTCTTGGGCTGAGGCTTATTCGGCTTTGCCGACCTCTTGTTCCGTATGCGGACTTGGCCGATGCAGGTGACCTTGGGCGAGGAGGGCTCCCCTCCCTCCTTCGCCGCAGCAGCGGCCGCCGAGGACGAGCGGCTGCGGCTCCTGCTCCGTGACGCGAACATGGGGCTAGACCGAGCTACGGTGGAGGCGGAGCGACCGCGGCTCCGGCTACCCACGGCTTTGCCGTAGAGCAGGCGGGCGAGGCCAGGGGGCGGGGGCAGCTTCTCTCTCCCAGGGCTGGAGGAGACTTTGACGCTGCCGGGCTTCATGATCCCCTGAGCTTTGGATCCCTGATAGCGAATGGCCGACGGACAGAGTGGGAGAGGGAGGCAGCAATGGCAGTGTATCGTGTACGCTTTATGAGCTCTAAGGTCTGTGCTCGACGAGCTGTTAGCGTACCTGcagaagataggataagatatggCCTTCTTattgtttcttttcctttttttttattccataaacatttcaattttcttttatgtgacgAGATATATAGAAATTGATTGCATGAAagcattaattattttttttataaaaactaataataataataataataataataataataaataatgctAACATCGATATAAACCCAACCCGCAGAAAACATAATAATTTCCTTTTTTTGGGTTGAATAAAAGCACTATGAAATAAAATTCTAACTCGTCCAACCTATGTGTTCCCCAGCAAGGCTGGACAGGGGTGGGAATGACACTAAGTAGTTCTCTTGCGTTGCTTTCGCCAGGCACAAAGTGGACCATCCCCACATGTCTCCGCACCAAAATCTTGTTTAATGAGGGAACACAAATGGGGCTCAGCTCTATTATTCTTAATTAGACTGTCATGGAATTGAGTAGGCAATGGCAGCGAGACTTGGAATGAAACCTATGCAGTAATGTTGGGTCCTTGTCTGTCTTCCTATTTGAGTTTGATGCTTTAGTATATGTGCCTGTGAAGAGCTCTAGTCATATCATATACTAACTTGAAACAGGTCGGATCAATACGGGTGGTCTACTGTTGAATCGATTTGCCGAGACCCATCGTTGACTCGGGTCAAAATCAGATCGTGTAGGTGCTCTTATTGGTCTCTCTTCTGTCAGCGTATGGTGCAAGCCCAAGCCCAATCAGGTTCTTTGGGCCATATTCGCGACCGCTTTGATGCCATCGAACGGTCCGTAGATATCGATTTTGTCTCAGAACCCTGCGCAGCCACGCGGTAGTAAATCGAGGGACGGCGGTTGCCATTCTCCTGCGGCTTACCCGCCCGAGGCATAGACGGGCCGCGGCGTGCGGTCGTCCTGGCCGACCTTATCACCGCCTCATGGAGCTGCAGTACCAGAACTAGTGGGCCGTTACCCTGAAAACAATCGACACCAGACCGGCCTCCACCGTTACGCCGGCATGATATTCATCTCGACGATGAGATCGCTTCGGAATAAAGGAAGCTGAGGTTAGGCGGTGAGTGTCTGCCGGTGGATCCGTTACCTGTTTGATGAAATGCTTGGTCGAACATTGCAGGTTTGTTTCTTCCTAAAATCCTACACATTGTAGGGCTATGTGCATTGTTCAATCCAGTCatgcatgataaaaaaaattactgttTAAGTTAATATCTGTTGACCCTGTTCTCAAATCTGAAGTACAGTTAATTTGATTTATATCTTGGATTCAAGACAAATTTTTGTGCGAGCAAAACTCTATGTAGTGTCTGTTTTGTGGCAAATAATTTCTTAGAATGAAAACATAATA of the Musa acuminata AAA Group cultivar baxijiao chromosome BXJ2-10, Cavendish_Baxijiao_AAA, whole genome shotgun sequence genome contains:
- the LOC135624377 gene encoding uncharacterized protein LOC135624377, giving the protein MKPGSVKVSSSPGREKLPPPPGLARLLYGKAVGSRSRGRSASTVARSSPMFASRSRSRSRSSSAAAAAAKEGGEPSSPKVTCIGQVRIRNKRSAKPNKPQPKKTRSKSSLMPCRCLHKSLLCGLFPVRKRPTGRGGGGRGSGGRRSLWPRWSRVRSGESGGYQQQKPDPVKPSPQPELITGVRVSKREEDGDDKDEDDEEAARHGEKTKVFEPLATATPPKNALLLMRCRSAPHNRSSSLATSQITVSPLLSPDSPAASPLEEVSGGKARDQELLQQQEQRTSSSGEALVHEEEEEEEEEEEQGDEAKLSESRRPLVLPRSKSEPARRAAAKLAVPEASYCFWTSRCQRRHFVPAHEERAPPTLTDV